One Primulina eburnea isolate SZY01 chromosome 4, ASM2296580v1, whole genome shotgun sequence genomic window, gataAATTTTAGACATTTATATTAATTTGTAGATATATCAAgattatcaaaataaattaatgtGTTATTTCATGAGCATCAATATAAATAAAAGTTGTCCTTCTTCACGagtatcaatatcaatctagaaTTTGTGCTATTTCgagataataaatattaaatttaaaaattgttttaattCAAGAGCATTAATAAATAATGAACAAAAATATTAACATAAAATCTAATATACGCTACTACAAAAGCATCAATATTAAATCTAAATATTGTGATATTTCAGAAGCATCGGTATAAAACTAGAAGTattaacataaaattaaaatttgtgcTATTTCAAGAACCTCAATATGTAACGTAAATATTTTGTTTCTTCTAGAATATCCATACAAAGATTAAGAATGAAATTGTTTATGAGTTTTATTATGGAGAACACTTGTGCCGATAACGTGCTATAATTTAATAGTAGAAAAAGAGAGAAACGAAGAGAGATTTGACCGATTTATTATTTCAACTAAACACCTCTGGTTATATAGGATGTTTGTGTTTATGCATAAAAGAAAAAATCAATTATGTACCTATAACTATATATAACAATTTATATATGATAATTTATGTTGATATTTAATTATCATttctcaaataaaaaaaaaattatttttataaattttggaaAACGCGGGACATTCTTATGTGATATGACCCGTCAACCCGACACGACCCAACACGAACAAAATCAGGTTcgggttgggttcgggttgggtGGATTCAGGTCAGTGTCATGTTACGCGGGTTTCGGGTTGGGTCGGGTTGACCCGCAGACTTTtactttgaaaatattacctatatttttatatatggtaTGTTTGACCAAaacttattgtatatttatatgataaattttcatcatttaatatttattttgcatatttttattttttaacaattttttatttgatttagtaaaatacttttaattttctacgattaaactttcatttgttattatgtgtttaaattaaaatattattattattttttatttttttgaatttttttaaaaaaatttaaaaaaaattaataaaattcaggTTAGGCGGGTTAGACGAGTTGAGTCGAGTTATACAAGTTCGTGTTCAAGTTGGGATTTTCGGATTGCTTCGAGTTcaagttgaaaaaaaaaaaaaaaaaattcgcgagTTGACCCGAAACCCAACCAAACCCCACGATACTGTGTCGAACGCTCAGAGCTTCATGGTTATTGCATCACACACGCACAAGCTCCCGCCGAGAGTTCGTGCCCACCGATTTGGAGGTAGCCTGTCCATTGCCATTTGTACAAATGGAGGGATTTCCTGTGTAGAAAGAAGCCATTTTTCTTGAAGATAGCTTGGAACTCAGCTCGTTTCCAGGTTTTGTTAGCTTTTGTGACGAATATGCTTCCATCCTCGCTCTTTGTGTTTGTTGATATGTTTCTTTGATCATTCTCTTATTTCTTTTACGTCTAAGCTTGAAGCTCGTGTGCACGTTATTGGGTTACTTCATTTCATCCCTTAACCTGGATTCCgttcaatttttattgctttGTGGCGAATCATAAACCTCATATATTGATTTGGTCGCCTTGTGTTTTCTACGGTAAAGATTGGTATGGCTGGTAGACAATTACATGATCCTTAAAATTCCACTGATCTTGCGCCAAAGGAAGGCATGATATCCCACGGGATGGTGTTGGGGGCTGCTTTGTTACTGTGTTTACCTGCTAGATAACTTCAAGCAATTGACCGTTCCTCTCCATCCTTCTCATCATAGTGAGTAATCGTTCGGATTTCGTGTTTTACTCACCGAAAATTTGAATGAAAGATTTGTTTTTTTACTTTTGTTCTCGGAATATGAGAATGGGTTAAACACAGAAGGTCAAGGAAGATAGTGATACAAATGGTTGTCACAGAAATTGAGAAAGTTGGTACTTTTTCTGTACTTTTGCTAATCAAGAAAGTTTGCCCAGTTTTTTCTACTTCAGACCTGAGAAAATAACTATATTTGGTGGCAGTCTAATTATATATGGTGTTTTTCACTTGAGGAAAATTGACATAGTTTCCTCATAGCTCTTGTCATGAGATAATCAGACGAATACATAGCCGGAGAGAGGGAATAGGCGGATTACGGAAAATACTATCTGCGCTATTCTGTGAATCCGAAGGTCCAGATTCCCAGCTTGGATATGAAGGTATGGGGGATCCGGAGTATCTTAGTCAAATAGATGGCTCTCACGGTTGACTAGGCCACGGCTTTAGCCTAAAGCTAGGTTGGATTGGATAGAGTAGGAATGATAGAATTCTGAAAAAGCCGTTTCTAGGGATTTTTTTGGTTCTTTCTTGTCCAAATCAAAAAAGTATGGAACTGAGGCTGGCTGTAGTTCCTTTTCAAAATGAAAAGTATGTGAAGTATAAAGGTGCGAAACTTCTACCTAATGAATTCGAAGACTCGAGCCTATCCCTCTCCTCTCAAAATATCCATAACCACTTGCCTAAAAGTGCTCGATTCATGAGCTTTACAGGCCGGAGACCCTTCCTCCTCTTTTCTACCGGAAATCTCTCTTTCTCTTTTCAATCCTCGCCCGAGGATGGAATGGTAAATAATGAAAGATAATATGTAGGAAGGCTCGCTAAGGGTGAGTAAGAAATGGTTGTCACAGGAATTGAGAAAGTTACTTTTGCTAATCAAGATAGTTTGCCTAGTTTTTTCTACTTCAGACCTTTGAAAATAAGTATATTTGGTGGCAGTCTAATTATATATGGTGTTTTTCAGAGAGGACAATTGACATAGTTCACTCATAGCTCTTGTCATGAGATAATTCAACCGGTATCGGTCTCCACTCTCCACAAAATTTTTACTTAAAAAAGATGCTTTAGTTACTTGCTCATAAACCTATCAGAATATTGAATTCGTGTGTATCTTGTTCAGTTTCTTGATTAAGAATATTAGGGCACGTGTCATTGCTAGATGACTGTCTTACATGATGAAAATCTTGTTTGTTGAATGCATTCCTTGGCTTTCTTTTGTAAATCAACACGCTATATTGATAGATAATGAATCGTATTTATGCTTAGCTGGAAAATGTTCATTGTTGACTTGAAAACGTTACTTTGTCTTAACTGTTTTGTTTGATGTGGAAAGACATCCTAGGGATTTGATGGGTTCAgggaaaaataagaaaaaaagaaaataaaactgatatatatttttttagattGATTCTTTACAAAAAATAGAGAAAAACAAAGACAACCCTGTAATTTGACTGTGGTCACCAATCCTCTCCGCAGCAACCATTGAAGCTCCCAAGCCACCGCAACCATTGACACCGTTGCATGCGCCGCTAGCACTGCATGATCTACGCTTGAAGATTTACCTCAGTTGGTGAAATCTAATTGCAGTCAATGCAGATATACCTTTACTGAGTGTTTTTTTCAACTGGCAAGCTTCATCTTCAACTTTCAATATGAATTTCTCATTCAGGCGATTGGCAAAATTATCCGGGCACCTTCATTGTTTACTAAAACGTCCTCATGCAGTTCATGCCGTAAACAAACCATTTATTTCTCCAAAATTCCTTTTTTCTTCAGTACTTGTCCAACATTACCATCAAATTAATTCATGTGATTTTACGACTGATCACAAACCCACAAATTCATCTCAGCAAGACCTATGTGGAAACTTCACTAATGATGAGGCTCTCAGGTTTCAAACCGTTCTTAAGCTTCCTTCACACAAGTCTTTGGAAGAAGTGGAGCAATGTCTCAACCAATGCTGTGTATCCTTATCCAAAGATTTGGTTCTCAATGTCCTAAGAAGATATCGATCTGAATGGAGGCCGGCACACATTTTCTTCAAATGGGTTTGTAAAGTCAGGAATTCAAGTGGGTTTTTTCCTGACACTTGCATCTACAATGAAATCCTTGATATTCTTGGGCGAATGAAACAATTTGACGAATTTTttcaagtgtttgatgaaatgtcaaGGGGAAGGAATTTGATTGATCAACGTACTTTTGCTATTATGGTAAGTAGACTTTCCGGAGCCCATAAAGTCGATGAAGCAATTGGATTTTTCCACAAGATTGAAGGATTTGGCCTTGAGCGTGACTTAGTTGCATTTCAAACACTTCTGCTGTCACTGTGTCGGCATAAGCATGTGGAGGAAGCTGAGGTATTATTCCGCAATAAGAAAAGTGAATTTAGGGATGATATTAAGACTTGGAACATTATTTTAAATGGATGGTGTGTGTTGGGTAGTTTACGTGATGCGAAGAGGTTCTGGAAGGATATTTTGGCATCAAACTCCAAGCCGGATAAATTTACTTATGGGAATTTCATCAATTCATTGAGCAAGTCCGGAAAAATCAGCACAGCGAAGAAGTTGCTCCAGACAATGTGGGAGAAGGGCTGTGCACCAGATGCAGCTATTTGCAACTGTGTTATGGATGGATTGTGTTTCAAGAAGAGGGTTCCAGAGGCTCTTCAGATTTTTAGCGAGATGAGTTTAAAGGGTTGCACACCAAATACATCTACTTATAATACGCTTATCAAACATTTGTGCAAGATTCAGCGGATGGAAAAAGTTCATGAGCTGTTGAATGAGATGGAAGCAATGGGAGAGAGTTGTTTACCAAATGCTTTGACGTATAATTATTTGATAAGTTCTGCAAAGACTCCAGAGGAAGTAGATAAGATTTTGGAGATGATGGAGAAGAATGGATGCAAGCTGCTTGCAGATACTTACAACTTGATCTTGAGGTTGTTTATGAAATGGGGAAATGAAGCGAGGGTGAAAAAGATTTGGGATGAGATGGAGAATAGCAGAACGGGACCTGATAATCGATCCTACACGATCCTGATTCATGGACTATATTATAATGGAAGGATCAGGAAtgcactcaaatattttaatgaaatgATGCTAAAGGGAATGGTGCCAGAACCTAGAACCAAGTTACTAGTGGATGATATCAACTTTAAATTGAAAGAAATAGACAAAACCGGGGCACAGATGGGGTGAAAGAATGGCAAGGGACATGCAATGCATACTGACCTGCTCATACAACTTACATATCAACGCCGGGAAAAAAAGGTTAGCAAAATAACAATGGCCaaacttattttataaaattaaccCTCTCAAGTGTATTTTAAAACACACTCGAATACACTTGGGCATGGTAATTTGATCCTCGGGATATGCAATCTGTTCTGTGTTTACATATGCAGTACGTCGAGGAATCTGGAATCACTAAACTGATTGCTGTGTGTCTACTCGATAAGGCACCATCATCAGCTTAATCAGCAAATCAGCTTAATCAGCAAATTGGATGTTCTGGACTGCTCCATATTTTCTTGCCAAACAATGTGAATCCACTGATACTTGCAGTTCTATCACAACCGAAGAACAGCAAGTTGAGCCTCGTTGTTCTTGATTTGATCTGGAAACAGTGCCCGAAGTTACAGGTTGTGAAATGTGTAGACAATTTTATTAGGCTTGTATATCAATATAGGTATTCAAATCATGATGATTCTAGATTACGAGCTATAGAGTTTAATTTGTAAAGAGGGCCCTGCTTCGGCCAGAAGGTAAGTCATGCATTAATGTTACAAGACATGGATTTTGGGGCCATTTATCTGTAAAGTTATGAGTTCAAATAGAACTTGTTTTTTGCTTCTCCAGTAACTTGTTCTACAGATTTGAATGCTTATTAATAAAATCTTGTGTAATTTATTCGTCATTATTCACTGCATCTCATTTCCAGCTGAAATACCGTTCCAAGAAACATTTTCAATCTTATTCTTATGGTGAGCATTCAGCTCAAGCCGAACTAATCTGATCTAAAGTACTTTTGCTATTGTATCCCCGTCATTATTGTTATGACGATATAACAATCTCTtgggaaataataataataataataataataataatccacCAATTTGGAGCTCATTTTATTTTTTCGTTATTTCGCAGATAGCATAAAGGCTATCTTTTGTGTGAGGGGCGCCCGgggtgagcgatttcaccttttggaaTAATATACACTCATTCAAAACCATTTATCCAAATTTCATACTCCAATGAAAaaacttttcttttttctttttcttttttttttttttttatgaatcaaCGAAAACAAGTAATGAGAACTTGTGCTTCATAGAAAAAGagaaaatagaaaaataaaaaggGGGAAATGGCCACTCTATGGCAGCATGAAAATtccataataataaataaaaaatatctcAAGACACTTTTTTGTGGTTAAAATGGGTTGGTTATTTTGAATTTACACTTTAATCCTAttgaaaaaaaggaaaaaaaggaaagaaaaaaagaagagctcctcccaaaaataatttgGCTGTTAGCAAAAGACAATTACATTCCTTTTGTTGAGACATATACTTACATTGGTGGCAACTATACAGCCTTTTCTTGTCATGTTCTATCTTGTAAATATCGCTTCTTTTGTATGTTTTCTCAATACAAtcttgaaaagaacttggatttcaTATTGCTACTCACTTGCCTGAATTGAAAAATGAGTACTAGGCAGAGGGATTGTCATAACACCAGCGGCAAAGTGGCATGGAACCAGGACGTTTGGATTGAAATCCTCCTCCGGCTGCCCGCAAAATCCCTGATCAGATATAAATCTGTGTGCAAACTATGGCTCTCCCTAATCTCCACTCTTCATTTTTCTCGTCTCCACGCTCTTCGCCACCCGAAACCTCAACCCTCTCTTCTCTTGCAAACTGGTCGTGCATCACAGTACTTGTTTTACTTTCATCCCATTCTCCACAGAGCTGCAAAACTCATACCTTATCATATACCTCTTCCCAATCCCAAAATCTTGAGCTCTTGCAATGGCCTGCTACTGCTGCAATGTGATGATCTACCCTGAAAGGATTACTATATTTACAATCCCACCACCAGAGAATCTAGGAAGATACTTCTTACTGCTAACAACGGTTTTCCTACCGTTATGGGGATTAACCTTGCTTTTGATCCTTCAAAATCACCCCATTTTACAAGGTTGTTTGCATCCGGGCTGCCAGAAAGTCATCTTCCTCAGGTTCTCGTATTTCTCAGATCGAGGTCTATGACTCAGAGACACGTACTTGGAAGCTATGTATCGAGTCATTCACAGCTTATATACAAGTGAACTTCTCCCGTGGAGTTCACTGGAACAATATGATTCATTGGGAGAACTTTCCAAGTTCTCATTTgtattttgatataaataaaaatatgattggaACGTTACCACATGTTCATATACCATGGCCTGAGAATCCTGAGCGTGGGGGCGGCGCAGCCTGTCGTTGCCAACTCAGAGAATCAAACGGGCGTTTGCAACATTTCATTATAATGTCCAACATGGGTGACAAATCAATTGCGGTGCTCGAGTTGGAGGAAGACTATTCAGGGTGGGCAGTGAAGTTTGTCGATAGATTTGGTCCACTTCCGGGCAGAACTCGTGTATCGAGTTACATCAGGGGAGATGGGGAGGAGACTTGCACTTTGATGTACCATGTACCTTTACAATTTCGTTGAGAAGTGGCAAAATATGGTGGTTGATTTCAAGAATGAAGCATTTTATGACGAGAACAATGTGCAGTTCGAGCCCAGGGATGTTCATATATTTGGCGAAACATTGGCTCCTCTTTGATTACTCCATCTCGAGAGTCGTATTTGGACTTGGAAAAAGCGAAATTAAGTCATTTATATACTTGTGCATGTATATACTGATCGTGTATAGCTGAATTCTTCAAAATCTAAAATCAATCAGAGTAATGATCCAAACGTTCTTGCTCTCAGCTTAACTCCtttgctatttataggctttgttTCAATGGTAACATTGAATGCATTAAATGTCCGTTGATTTGTCCTTTCTGAGTGTGTCAAAATTCTTATTACAATAGTACAATGTGGCAATCTGCTATGCAGCGCTCATTCTGTTAGTTGCAGTTTGCTGCATACGATTTTGCAGTTGGTAGCTGAGCTTAGCTGACAACGTGTCAAACTGATTAACAGTTCAAAATATAAGCGATCAGTAGAACTGATTGCATAACTGATCAGTTACGACTGATAGTTCAGTTGTCTTTACAGATTCAGTTAGCTTTGATCAGTTCGATTGCCTCCGATTATTTAACTCATTAATTTCAATTTGGGCAACTTCAGTTTAGGTAGTTTCAGTTCGAATTACTTCAGTTGAGTAGATCAGTTCTGCAAACTTCAAAACtttatttgtcaaactccgaaactTTGATTCTAACAGACTTGCTCTATTGCAGCTACTCTTATGAGCTCAACAGTTAAGATTGAAAAGACGAATGAGGAATATCAGTCGAGATAACAATGTACCGAGATTTCATAGGTTCATTATTATACCTAAATGCATGAcgacctgatattatgtttgcaatAAGTATTTGTGCTCGTTTTCAGTATGATcttaagcaatcacattttttagCTGCTAATTAAAAgcatttgaaatatttgaaggGAACTCAACGTGTAGGACCTTGGATCCTAAGGAcacatctttcaatttagttggttattcagatgcagactatgcaggatgcaaATTGGACCGAAATTGTACGAATGGAACTTGTCAATTTCTAGAAGACCTACTGATATATTGGTTTAGCAAGAAATGGGCATCACACGTCAACTATTGAATTAGAATACCTAGCTGTTGTGCTCAGGTGTTGTTGATTCAATAACAACTTAAAGCTATAGAATTATTTTAACATAGTCACCAATCTTCTGTAACAACACAATTGCAATCGCGATCACATATAATCCAGTTTGCACTCTCGGATGACGCATATCGATATTcggaattattttattcgagatcatgtgttgaaaaataatattatacttGAATATAACTCAACTGAAAAACAGGTAGCTGAAATTTTCACAAAATCATTTGCACATGATAAGTTTTATTATTCTAGAAATATTTTAGGCTTTATTGATTTATCTTAGAATGCATATGTTTCGAAGGTGTTGATTGTTTAGCTGCATAGAACGATGACATATGAAACACGATAACTAAAGAAACCATGAAAATTATGAAAGCAAACACACTTGTTGCTCTAACCATGAGATGAGTGGACCACAGAAGATAAAAGAATGGCAAACT contains:
- the LOC140830844 gene encoding putative pentatricopeptide repeat-containing protein At3g15200 → MNFSFRRLAKLSGHLHCLLKRPHAVHAVNKPFISPKFLFSSVLVQHYHQINSCDFTTDHKPTNSSQQDLCGNFTNDEALRFQTVLKLPSHKSLEEVEQCLNQCCVSLSKDLVLNVLRRYRSEWRPAHIFFKWVCKVRNSSGFFPDTCIYNEILDILGRMKQFDEFFQVFDEMSRGRNLIDQRTFAIMVSRLSGAHKVDEAIGFFHKIEGFGLERDLVAFQTLLLSLCRHKHVEEAEVLFRNKKSEFRDDIKTWNIILNGWCVLGSLRDAKRFWKDILASNSKPDKFTYGNFINSLSKSGKISTAKKLLQTMWEKGCAPDAAICNCVMDGLCFKKRVPEALQIFSEMSLKGCTPNTSTYNTLIKHLCKIQRMEKVHELLNEMEAMGESCLPNALTYNYLISSAKTPEEVDKILEMMEKNGCKLLADTYNLILRLFMKWGNEARVKKIWDEMENSRTGPDNRSYTILIHGLYYNGRIRNALKYFNEMMLKGMVPEPRTKLLVDDINFKLKEIDKTGAQMG